The genomic DNA AATAACACCTATAGCCCGCCAGTAAGGCATGCTAATCAATATGGCGACGACAACCGATATAATATAGGCCACGCCGGCTATCGTGACATAGCTCGGAGCCCAACCTTTACCTTGCATCATTCCTTCGCCCATCAAGATAAACGGCTGCTGGTAATTTAGCAGGAAGAAGTTGATGCCGGCTACATAGGCCATGGTCGATACCAGCGGGTGAATGCCAAATTGATTAAACACCGGTATAAGCATGGTGGCAGTAAGCGCAATTGTAGAAAATCCCCAGGGGACGTCTACAAAACGAATCAGCATTATACCAAAGGTCGCGACTAGTAAGAAAGCCAAAGGATTAACCGCCAGTTTGAGCAGACTTGGCTCAAGCAGAGGCCCAATCCAGGCCGATACCTTGGCTGTGGTAAAGATTGTTGAAAGACTGACTGTCGCGCCGAAGAAAATAATCACATCCCAGCTCACACCGGTGCTTATCTCAGGCGCAGTGATGATCTTAAACATAACTAAAGCAAACAACGCTACCAAAGCCGTTGCCGCTGTGGGTATGTGGTGGATTCGCTCAGTGGAGAACATTACCAGTGAACCAACGAGTACGATAGTCGTGATGATCTCATCGCGCGTAATGCTGCCCAAGGCGGCGTATTGTTCCTTAAAAGTATTCCGGGGAATGCCGATTGCTTCTTTGGGTTTCATCAACAGAAGGATCAGGACAACAAAAACTATCGTAATTACAAACCATGGCAAAGCCAGGATCTGGAACCAGGCGTCAAAAGTGGCGAGCGGCTTTAATTCCGGAGGCAAGAAACCCTGCATGATCGGGCCGGACAGGGAGCCGGTCAGCCAGCCGGTACCCGGGAAAAGACACATGGCCCAGGCTATCAGTGTAATAAAGGACGAGCCTTTTGAACGGTGCTCCAGTTTACAGGCTTCTACAACGCCAATGGCGATCGGCATGACAATAGCAATCCGCACTGTGATTGAAGGCGTCAAGGCGGATAGGGCAACACCGATGATTAACCAGCTTATGGCCATTGACAGCCAGCTGGGTTCAAAACTTTTCAACACCAGGTACGCAATCCTTTTTCCCAAACCTGTTTTTTGCAGGACAAAACCAAAATAGAGGGCGGGGATTAGGGTCCAAACCGCTGAACTGACAAATCCGGAAGCAGCGACATTATATGGCAGGCCAAAGATCAGGGCTCCGGCAATCAGTACCGAACAACCCGCCGCAAATGGCAAGCCGCCCGGCCTGAAAATCCACATACCCAAAGCGACAGCCACCGTTGCTAAAATATAGTGACCTTGCGGCGCCAAACCGGCAAATGGTTTGACTATTCCAATAATTAAGGCTATTAAAACAAATGCCAAAACACCTAATACTTTTGAATCTTTAAACAATTTAACTCCTCCCTTCGCCATTAAAAATAATTTTTGCCGTATATTCCCGCACAACAACCACAGAACTCTTCAAAGTAAAAATAAATTATTCCCGTTCCACCTACGCTGTCGACTTGAATATTGTCATCAAGTCAAATTTTTCACCTCCTCAAATTATCATTTTGCTTGCCTCATTTTTCTGTCTGCCTATTATGTAGAAAAACCCGGAGTTACATATCCAAATAAAAAATAAGTATGGTGTTGAAACCCTGGGATAAAAACATATTAAACCTGAAAACCAAGCTCAAAAATTTACCCCCAGGGTTTTCAACTACAACATTTAATTTCACTACAATATTTTATTAAGTCAAAAATAAATTTATATCTAATTTTTTACTTTCCTATTTGGCTATTGTATTTCCCTGACTGACCGATACCGGCTCTTTGCGTACCAGCGGCCACTTGTCAAAGAAAGTGTTGAAGAAGAGCAATGTCATCAAAATGGCGAACTGACCGGCTATCATACCCATGACCGGGTAGTCAAGGCCCAGAAAGTGACCATTACCGCCGAAAGGAATCTTGGCTAAGAATTTAATCCAGAGAGTGCCTAAGCCAACACCCAGTACTAACCAGATCACGACTCTGGCTAAAACCCTGGCTGCCGCACTGGGTACCATCGCGGCGGTGGGGTAGGTCATCAAACAGGTGGTGCCAAATCAATATGCAGACGACGACCGAAAGACCTATCGAAGCGACAATCGCATCCGGGGGGAGCGCCGGGTTAATCGGGGCAAGGACACCTCTTAGCCCCTTCGCTAAAATTAATCCGCCCACTATAGCGATAACAAGTCCGGCTATGCCCATCCAGGGCTGCTTCTTGGCGAAAATTTTCATCGGATAACCTTCGCCGCCCTCAGCCGGAACCAGGAATAAGACAATGAACCATTCGCAGAAAGCAACCCAAGTTGTCCAGCCACCCATAGGCTTATCTACAATTACCTCGTGTCCAAGGGACAAATTCGTCCAGAAGCTCGGCATAATCGTGGCCATCCAAACTAAAACAACCGCCAGGGTGCTGAAGAAAAACACGCCCCAACCTTCGGTCGGCTGCTTGGAGGTGCCGGCGAAAGGCCATTTCTGGAACAAAGAAACGAAGGGGATCTGGGCCATGATTACAGGTAAGGCGAAGAAGTTGGCCACTTCCCAGCCTTCATAAGCTAACTGCACTTCCTCAGCTGTCTTGGGCATAAACATCAAACCTAGGTTAAATGGTTTCCACCAGATGCCGAGAAAACCGATGATCACAAAGAACGCGATCAAGCCGACGGCCCAGGCCACCAGGGTGTACCAGATACCGGCTTGCGGCTGTTTCGTGGTGAATATGTTCTTGCCGTAGTTGCCCATCACTAGTGTCTGCCAGATCCAGGGGTTGATTACCATCCAGAAAAAGCTGCCTTCTATCATGGCTTGAAGTAACTGACTCTGCAGTTTCGGATCTGCCTCCGCCAGTCCTTGGGCGGCTAAAGAGGCGAAAATAGCTTTAAAAAACATTGACCATATCGGCCAGAAAATACAAGATAAAACAAAGCACAGAATTAGTGCCGCCAGCCCGGTGGCCAATTGGCCTTTAAAGACCCGTTTGACAACGAATTCAGACATTAACTAACCCTCCCTTAACTTTACCGTCAATAAAACATAATTTTTATTGGTTTGACAATTCCAATAATTAAGCAGATTAAAACAAATGCCAAAAATCCTAGAGCTTAGAATCTTCAAATAATTTCGATGCTGGTTTCACAAAAAAATACGTTATGAATCAATAATAATTCCTTAGAACAATCATGTGCTTAAACTCACAAATATTTTTACAAGTTAAAAGCACCTTGTCCTACCGCTATCGTCATGTCACTGTCTTCACCTCCTCATATATAAAACACAGCTTTAAACACTTTAATATAAAAAATTTAAAATACTTGTCCCATAACTCCACATTATCAGCGGTTAAATAAATGTGTTGGAAACCCCGGAACTCATTACCACCAATGGCAATTTGTTTCCAGGGTTTCCAACCTCAGCAATTCAATTATTAAATAATTAATTTATTATTTTTTAGCTTCGGCAATTTGTCTCAGTTTATAGCGCTGAATCTTGCCGGTGGCTGTCTTCGGCAGTTCATCAATCTGCTCAATCCACCGCGGGAACTTGTACGGAGCAATTGTTTTCTTAACAAAAAGCTTTACATCAGTCATGAGCTCTTCATTCACTGTAACGCCTTCTTTGAAAACAACATACGCTTTCGGCTTGATCAGCCCGTCGTCGTCCGGCGCGCCGACGACACCGCATTCCAGCACTGCCGGGTGCAGCATCAAGGTAGCTTCCACTTCCACAGGCGAGACCCAGATGCCGCCGGCTTTGATCATGTCGTCGCCCCGGCCGGCGTAAACGAAGTACCCTTCAGTACTGACGCATAATTCTCAGAGCCGTTAAATTAAAGCGTTGTATCCTTTTAAAGAGAATATTTTTTCGCAAAACCCTACTGGACAAAATATATTCGTTATGAGATAATAGTGTGGGTTACCAGAAGAAAGGGGCCAACACTATGAAACATGATGAAAATGGGGCCATATTAATATGCGGGCGTATGTTTACAACTGAAGAACTTCGAGATGTCATTGAAACGGTGCGTCTATTTCCGAAATTGAGTCGCCACGAATTGGCGAAGACGATATGTGAAGGCTTGTCTTGGAACGCTCCGAATGGTCGCTATAAAATAGATGCCTGCAAACAATTGCTGGATAGGCTGGAAATGCAAAAAGAGATTGTGCTTCCGGAAAAGAAAAAAACACAACCCCATTCACGCGAACAGGTAGTTCCCGGACAGAGAACCGAACCCGAACCAAAGATAGGTGGAACAGTATTCGAATATGAGCCAATTGAATTGGAGAGTGTACGTAGCAAAGAAGGAATTCGCCTTT from Pelotomaculum isophthalicicum JI includes the following:
- a CDS encoding SLC13 family permease, with translation MFKDSKVLGVLAFVLIALIIGIVKPFAGLAPQGHYILATVAVALGMWIFRPGGLPFAAGCSVLIAGALIFGLPYNVAASGFVSSAVWTLIPALYFGFVLQKTGLGKRIAYLVLKSFEPSWLSMAISWLIIGVALSALTPSITVRIAIVMPIAIGVVEACKLEHRSKGSSFITLIAWAMCLFPGTGWLTGSLSGPIMQGFLPPELKPLATFDAWFQILALPWFVITIVFVVLILLLMKPKEAIGIPRNTFKEQYAALGSITRDEIITTIVLVGSLVMFSTERIHHIPTAATALVALFALVMFKIITAPEISTGVSWDVIIFFGATVSLSTIFTTAKVSAWIGPLLEPSLLKLAVNPLAFLLVATFGIMLIRFVDVPWGFSTIALTATMLIPVFNQFGIHPLVSTMAYVAGINFFLLNYQQPFILMGEGMMQGKGWAPSYVTIAGVAYIISVVVAILISMPYWRAIGVIR
- a CDS encoding AMP-binding enzyme, which gives rise to MIKAGGIWVSPVEVEATLMLHPAVLECGVVGAPDDDGLIKPKAYVVFKEGVTVNEELMTDVKLFVKKTIAPYKFPRWIEQIDELPKTATGKIQRYKLRQIAEAKK